One stretch of Cottoperca gobio chromosome 18, fCotGob3.1, whole genome shotgun sequence DNA includes these proteins:
- the rpl34 gene encoding large ribosomal subunit protein eL34, with protein MVQRLTYRRRLSYNTASNKTRLSRTPGNRIVYLYTKKVGKAPKSACGICPGRLRGIRAVRPQVLMRLSKTKKHVSRAYGGSMCAKCVRDRIKRAFLIEEQKIVVKVLKAQAQSQKSK; from the exons ATGGTGCAGCGCCTAACTTACCGTCGTAGGTTGTCCTACAACACCGCCTCCAACAAAACCAGACT GTCCCGGACGCCCGGTAACCGTATTGTGTACCTGTACACCAAGAAGGTCGGCAAAGCGCCCAAGTCGGCATGTGGCATCTGCCCAGGAAGACTGCGTGGA ATCCGGGCTGTTAGACCTCAGGTTCTGATGAGGCTCTCCAAGACCAAGAAGCACGTCAGCAGGGCCTACGGAGGCTCCATGTGCGCCAAGTGTGTGCGTGACAG GATCAAGCGTGCTTTCCTGATTGAGGAGCAGAAGATCGTCGTCAAGGTGCTCAAGGCACAGGCACAGAGCCAGAAATCTAAGTAA
- the ostc gene encoding oligosaccharyltransferase complex subunit ostc, translating to METLFSMPFSVLECPNVKLKKPSWLHMPSAMTVYAAVIVSYFLITGGIIYDVIVEPPSVGSMTDEHGHQRPVAFLAYRVNGQYIMEGLASSFLFTMGGMGFIILDRSNAPNIPKLNRFLLLFIGFVSVLLSFFMARVFMRMKLPGYLMG from the exons ATGGAGACTTTATTCAGTATGCCGTTTTCTGTGCTGGAATGCCCAAATGTAAAACTGAAGAAACCCTCGTGGCTGCACATGCCGTCGGCTATGACTGTGTATGCGGCTGTTATCGTGTCCTACTTTCTCATCACAGGAG GTATCATCTACGATGTTATTGTGGAGCCACCAAGTGTGGGTTCAATGACTGATGAACATGGACACCAGCGGCCAGTGGCCTTTTTGGCATACAG AGTGAATGGGCAGTACATCATGGAAGGACTGGCCTCCAGTTTCCTCTTCACGATGGGAGGCATGGGATTTATAATACTGGACCGCTCCAACGCACCAAACATTCCAAAACTCAACCGCTTCCTGTTGCTCTTCATTGGTTTTGTCAGCGTGCTGCTCAGCTTCTTCATGGCCAGAGTGTTTATGCGCATGAAGCTGCC AGGATACCTCATGGGCTAA
- the etnppl gene encoding ethanolamine-phosphate phospho-lyase yields the protein MSTERLEKKKTIDLRKKHIGPSCKIFFSHDPIKIMQAKGQYMYDEKGRRYLDCINNVAHVGHCHPDVVKAGAQQMELLNTNSRFLHDNLVLYAQRLQDTLPDKLSVCYFVNSGSEANDLALRLAWQYTGHKDVITLENAYHGHVSSLIDISPYKFQHSSDAEHNQSVHVAPSPDVYRGKYRADHPDPATAYADEVKDMIQGVHEKGGKIAAFIAESLQSCGGQIIPPPGYFQQVAEHVRKAGGIFIADEVQVGFGRVGTHFWAFQLQGEDFVPDIVTMGKPIGNGHPMSCVVTTKEVAEAFLSSGMEYFNTFGGNPVSCAIGMAVLDVIVKEDLQGNALRVGRHLSSLLEKLKEKHPLVGDIRGQGLFSGVELVKDRLKLTPATAEAQEVIYRLKEQYILLSADGPHRNVLKLKPPMCFSVEDADLVVEKIDQILTEIEEALGLKLHNGSSVENESSKRKLPAEENGHQCLTGIAHNRGSGQGVQQTKRLKT from the exons GCCATCCTGTAAGATCTTCTTCAGCCATGACCCTATCAAGATCATGCAAGCCAAAGGCCAGTACATGTATGATGAAAAGGGACGGCGCTACTTGGATTGCATCAACAACGTGGCTCAcg TGGGCCACTGCCACCCCGATGTGGTGAAGGCAGGAGCTCAGCAGATGGAACTGCTCAACACCAACTCGCGATTCTTGCACGACAACCTCGTCTTGTATGCCCAGAGGCTGCAGGACACGCTGCCTGACAAGCTTTCTGTGTGCTACTTTGTCAACTCTGG CTCCGAAGCCAACGACCTGGCCCTCCGTCTGGCATGGCAGTACACCGGCCACAAAGATGTCATCACGCTGGAAAA CGCGTATCACGGACACGTCTCATCGCTCATCGACATCAGTCCGTATAAGTTCCAGCACTCGTCAGACGCTGAGCACAATCAATCTGTCCACGTG GCTCCCAGCCCAGATGTGTACAGAGGCAAATACAGAGCGGACCACCCGGACCCCGCCACAGCGTACGCTGATGAAGTCAAAGATATGATACAGGGCGTCCATGAGAAAGGAGGCAAg ATTGCCGCTTTTATTGCTGAGTCATTGCAGAGTTGTGGCGGGCAGATCATTCCGCCCCCGGGCTACTTTCAGCAAGTGGCAGA ACATGTCCGAAAGGCAGGGGGCATTTTCATCGCCGATGAAGTCCAGGTGGGTTTCGGCCGTGTCGGCACTCACTTCTGGGCCTTCCAGCTCCAGGGAGAGGACTTTGTGCCGGACATCGTCACAATGGGAAAGCCTATTGGCAACGGCCACCCCATGTCATGTGTGGTCACGACTAAAGAGGTGGCAGAGGCCTTCTTGTCATCTGGGATGGAGTATTTCAATACA TTTGGCGGTAATCCAGTGTCGTGTGCCATCGGCATGGCCGTCCTGGATGTGATTGTGAAAGAGGATCTCCAGGGAAATGCACTGCGTGTGGGCCGACACCTGAGCAGTCTGCTGGAGAAGCTGAAAGAGAAGCATCCACTGGTTGGTGACATCAg GGGGCAGGGCCTCTTCTCTGGGGTGGAGCTTGTGAAGGACAGGTTGAAGCTTACCCCTGCGACAGCAGAAGCCCAAGAAGTCATATATAG GCTAAAGGAACAGTACATCCTCCTCAGTGCTGACGGACCTCATCGCAATGTGCTCAAATTGAAGCCCCCCATGTGCTTCAGTGTGGAGGATGCTGACCTGGTGGTGGAGAAAATCGACCAGATTCTCACAG aGATTGAGGAAGCGTTGGGTTTGAAGTTGCACAACGGATCAAGTGTGGAGAATGAAAGCAGTAAAAGAAAG TTGCCAGCTGAGGAAAATGGACACCAGTGCCTCACTGGGATAGCACACAACCGAGGGAGCGGTCAAGGAGTTCAACAAACCAAACGCCTCAAGACATAA